GCGGCAACTAATATTATTGAACCACCAGATGGTATAGTAATATCAAAGTATAAAGGTAAAAGTATTCCTAATATGCAACTTATTAATGAAAATAATATGCTATACACAAAGAATGTTCGTATAGATTTTGATAAATTCTTAGCAGAAGCAGCAGGTATTAAAAATAGAGCTTCAACAAGGGAAGCACCGATTATCTTTATTGATGAAACTGTAACTAAAGTAATTAGCAAGATAAACATATATTCCAAAAATTTTACACGAACTCCTTTAACTATTGCTAAATTAGTATTGAAGCTTGATAAAAGCATTTTGTTGAAATTTGGTATAACAATTAAAATTAAAAGTATAGTTGAGAAAAATAGAACTATAA
Above is a genomic segment from Sneathia sanguinegens containing:
- a CDS encoding metal ABC transporter permease, with amino-acid sequence IVLFFSTILLILIVIPNFNKMLLSSFNTNLAIVKGVRVKFLEYMFILLITLVTVSSIKIIGASLVEALFLIPAASAKNLSKSIRTFFVYSILFSLISCILGILLPLYFDITIPSGGSIILVAAIIFFITVLIKNLKRSLK